From Fusarium musae strain F31 chromosome 8, whole genome shotgun sequence:
TCTACCGTCCCAATGGATGATCGCCCCGATTGGCATGATCCCGGAGAATGGCATGACGAGCTTCCATGGCAATCTGAGGAGGGCGATGCCCCGTATCAGTGGTTTTACGGTCCCCACTGTACCAATGAGAAATACAAGGAGAAGTGGCGAGGCTACCAGCTCGTCAGCCGAGCCTTGGTAGAGTGTGAGAATCAGGTCACAGAGCTCAAGATTGGAGGCCATGAGATGAGCTCTGGGTTGAATTGTCGCATCTTTGATCAATCCTGCACCGAATACGACCATCTCTGCACTCTACTGAGCCGCCCTGGGTTCCGATATCTCGGTCTCGATCTATTCTCGGGTATGATCGAGCATGAAGATTGGATAACATATGAGAGACGACTGCTCAGAGATGCTTTAGCTCGCGCTAAAGGAATGGAACATATATCTATACGCGCTTCCACACAGATTGAAAACGGAGTATGTCTACAGCTCGATCCAGAAGAACTCCTCGAAAGGCCTCTGTTTCCCCTACGGGCAGTATTTCCTATCGATCACTGGCCGCGACTTCAACACTTCGGTATCTCAAACTTCCTGGTAGAGCTAGATGACTTGGTCGACGTTCTGTCCTGTTTGCCATCTACATTACGCTGCGTCGAGCTAATCAACTTGGCATTTCGAAATCTGGACCACGGTTACGAGGACCTCATTCGCCAGATGCGTGATAAGCTTGACTGGCGTTCACGGTCCGTGGAAGAGAGACCGAAGGTGCATATGATCTGTTGTGAGGAAGACAACGATGAGTTCATTGAGGTAGATGGTGCGGTATTTCATATCTGTACGGAGGTGGTGAGAACCTGTTTGAACTTGAGTCGAGGTGCGTAGCTATACGACGAGGGGGTGTTCGGAGAGATCCGTTGGATCCGGATTGCTGAAGTCCGTTCTTAACTACATTTTATTGACAATCTTCTGTACTCTAGCAAGGCCTCTAGACTCAGTTGGGAGCTCAGAAACTGTGAGCTTGATGGCGATATGCTAAATGTACTATGTAGAAGTTCCCCAACCTAATCACATTGCGAACGCTGGCACAGCAGCCATCAGCGCATTCTGCCTTGGTTGAGAATGCCATGATAGCCGTGACAGCCTCAAACAGCTATGATGCTTCTGTAGTAGTCAAAACTTTCTTCGTCAAAGCCGTAAACATTCCCATGACCAAGTCTGAGTTCTCTGCGTTCAGGTAAAGGGTCGCATTGCGGTCTTGCTCTcgactacggagtactgcgACCACAAATGGAAATGCCCGAAAGACTCCGCTCCCAACCAACAACTTCAAGCGAGTCATTGGCGGGCCGACTTTGAGTGGATATAAGCAGACCAACAGCATTAATTTTACAGGATGTACTTCGCTCTTCGTTGTTCAACTCAACCTTCAAGTTGTCTCACGTTACCAATGTTGCTATATTCTATTGAGACCATTGGAATCAATCACTTTGGCCGTGGACTCGCGATGATGTCAGTAAGAACGTCTTGAGGCTCTCGTGCGTCAGGCCATCAGAAACAACGGGAATGTCACCAGCAAAAGGAAAGTGGAGTCTGGCACTGCAGCCAAGACCTTGGATAATTAAACAGTGGCCGATAGTCCCGTGCAAGCGAGCTGTTCCACTGTTTAAAGACCCTTACATGCCATGATCGCTCTAACTTTTGAATCCAActctacggagtagtccATCTCTAAATTGATTATCTACAGTCATTTCACCATGTCTTCAGCCATCACTACTTCCGTGCTCATGCTGGAATACACTGGAGCTGCAAATCTCGTCGCCGAAGTCATTGGCGCAAACCCAACAGCCACGACATTCGTACTGGACTGCGGCAAGCCCAAGCATAAAAAGACCTGGGATGAGAATGAATGTTATATGACCAAGGACACCGTCATCGTCGGCCCATGGGCCGATAAGACACCTGCGCCTGGAGCTGTCATTACTGGTATCTGGAGAGACGGCTACGTCAACGAAGATGAAAAGGAAGGCTACTCGTACTTGATACAATGCCTATTGTCTGTACTACGACCAATCATGCTTCGTTCACCTTCCGAGATGGTCGGGGGGTCACAGCGACGTACACCAAACACGGAGGTACGACGTTTGACGGGTTCTTCTATTTTGGGTATGGATACTTTGGCTGGGCTCCTGTCACTGTCACAGCTGGTCAGTCGTATCTTTTGTCTGCCAAGACTGCTGCTTCCACCGAAGCTACGGCCACAAGCTATGTCTCTGGAACCGGAAAGGCTGAGGAAGCAACGACATCGGCGGCCGAAACTACCAGCACGAATGACGACGGTGTAATTACTGTCACTGGGGAAGCTTCGTCAACAACGACTTC
This genomic window contains:
- a CDS encoding hypothetical protein (EggNog:ENOG41); the encoded protein is MASSTSDIPCILPRLPQELTNAISRYLEGSDIKALRETCSAMARAVSLHFDRVFISANSLNIQVFKAIADHDTYRHQVYEIIWDDARLSTGPELWESRVELDGNNWGLDMAVTENGCPRWFQKYSSTSDVESYYNYNTPVADNHMGLAECWGYYKPLLEDQKEVLASNADIEAFKYGLQRFTSLTRITITPATHGRLGQPLYGTPMIRSFPPGFDYPIPKQWSTVPMDDRPDWHDPGEWHDELPWQSEEGDAPYQWFYGPHCTNEKYKEKWRGYQLVSRALVECENQVTELKIGGHEMSSGLNCRIFDQSCTEYDHLCTLLSRPGFRYLGLDLFSGMIEHEDWITYERRLLRDALARAKGMEHISIRASTQIENGVCLQLDPEELLERPLFPLRAVFPIDHWPRLQHFGISNFLVELDDLVDVLSCLPSTLRCVELINLAFRNLDHGYEDLIRQMRDKLDWRSRSVEERPKVHMICCEEDNDEFIEVDGAKFPNLITLRTLAQQPSAHSALVENAMIAVTASNSYDASVVVKTFFVKAVNIPMTKSEFSAFR
- a CDS encoding hypothetical protein (EggNog:ENOG41); the encoded protein is MSSAITTSVLMLEYTGAANLVAEVIGANPTATTFVLDCGKPKHKKTWDENECYMTKDTVIVGPWADKTPAPGAVITGIWRDGYVNEDEKEGYSYLIQCLLSVLRPIMLRSPSEMVGGSQRRTPNTESYLLSAKTAASTEATATSYVSGTGKAEEATTSAAETTSTNDDGVITVTGEASSTTTSSNSAGTKRALSLWAAVGIATTVVLVRMNAVVGYFFMIDSRE